One Schistocerca nitens isolate TAMUIC-IGC-003100 chromosome 1, iqSchNite1.1, whole genome shotgun sequence DNA segment encodes these proteins:
- the LOC126261427 gene encoding piggyBac transposable element-derived protein 3-like, protein MYQGKRQEQNNTLSPNFGPIGNTVVRLCQRLEGKNHKIILDNLFTTITLLSYLKQKKIHVLGTIRSNRLKDAKSKLTDSKALTKSGRGSLSIATSNDNITVVRWVDRNIVHMVSTFAAGTPTDTVKRWDVKNHAHIDIESPYAVACYNKFMGGVDMTEQMVTHYPHTIKSKKFYLRMFFHFYNVALVNAWILYKRDTERNISFGEFKASIATTVIELGSQQRKSGSPSNTPDHAHLKKRQHTVCSADVRLDGIAHYPEKKRL, encoded by the coding sequence ATGTACCAAGGGAAAAGGCAGGAACAGAATAACACACTGAGCCCTAACTTTGGTCCTATTGGGAACACTGTTGTAAGATTGTGCCAGAGGCTAGAAGGAAAGAATCACAAGATCATTCTTGACAATTTATTCACAACAATCACATTGCTTTCGTATCTGAAGCAAAAGAAAATTCATGTATTAGGAACCATAAGGTCGAACAGACTGAAGGATGCAAAGAGTAAATTGACCGACAGCAAAGCTCTAACGAAATCAGGTCGAGGTTCACTGTCTATTGCTACTTCTAATGACAATATTACAGTTGTGCGATGGGTGGATAGAAACATTGTCCACATGGTATCTACCTTTGCTGCAGGGACGCCAACTGATACTGTCAAAAGATGGGATGTGAAGAACCATGCTCACATAGATATAGAGAGCCCATAtgctgtagcatgctacaacaaatTCATGGGCGGAGTAGACATGACTGAGCAGATGGTCACACACTACCCTCACACAATAAAGAGCAAGAAGTTTTATTTGAGAATGTTTTTCCACTTTTATAATGTTGCCCTAGTAAATGCATGGATTCTTTAcaaaagagacactgaaagaaatatttcttttgggGAATTCAAGGCATCAATTGCTACAACAGTTATAGAGCTTGGAAGCCAGCAAAGGAAGAGTGGCAGTCCATCAAACACCCCTGACCATGCTCACTTGAAGAAAAGGCAACACACTGTATGTTCTGCAGATGTAAGACTGGATGGAATAGCACATTACCCTGAAAAAAAAAGATTGTAA